One Solea senegalensis isolate Sse05_10M linkage group LG3, IFAPA_SoseM_1, whole genome shotgun sequence genomic window carries:
- the LOC122765827 gene encoding clusterin-associated protein 1-like produces MSYRELRDFTEMMRALGFHRLISIENFRTPNFTLVAEILMWLVKRFEPHTDIPSDVATESDRVFFIKAVAKFMAMEVDVKLNTKHLYQADGYAVKEMLKITVMLHTPIKTKHMALEDRVQEANNKFKFELGSRISDIKAARQLASEVMSKGASLHDLLGQEVKLWEKRTAAIARPLEINKTEKVLTATIREVHESIEKTKDALSNVMCDETTLDGKIEKKRQELERKQKKLQSLQSVKPVFMDEYEAIEQELKRQYEIFVGKFGNLCYLESQLDEYHRQEKERTGNTKKMQHKLRERERDMRRRRRSETDKDDLEDQSEDESEAKSQSGSNSDLEESNF; encoded by the coding sequence ATGTCCTACAGAGAATTAAGAGACTTCACTGAAATGATGAGAGCGCTGGGCTTTCACAGGCTGATCTCCATCGAAAACTTCCGAACACCAAACTTCACGTTAGTGGCAGAGATCTTGATGTGGCTCGTCAAGAGATTTGAGCCTCACACGGACATTCCCTCAGACGTGGCGACAGAGTCCGACAGAGTGTTCTTCATCAAGGCCGTAGCCAAGTTCATGGCAATGGAGGTCGACGTCAAGCTGAACACCAAACACCTTTACCAGGCCGATGGGTACGCAGTGAAAGAGATGCTAAAGATCACCGTGATGTTGCACACGCCTATCAAGACCAAACACATGGCCCTGGAGGACAGGGTCCAGGAAGCTAACAACAAGTTCAAGTTTGAGCTCGGCTCGCGTATTTCAGACATTAAAGCGGCGCGGCAGCTGGCGTCCGAGGTCATGTCTAAAGGAGCGTCTCTCCACGATCTACTGGGACAAGAGGTGAAACTGTGGGAGAAGAGAACCGCTGCCATCGCAAGACCTTTGGAGATCAACAAGACTGAGAAGGTCCTGACAGCGACCATCAGGGAGGTTCATGAGAGCATCGAGAAGACCAAAGACGCACTGAGCAATGTCATGTGTGACGAGACCACCCTGGACGGCAAGATTGAGAAGAAGAGGCAGGAGCTCGAGAGGAAGCAGAAAAAGCTGCAGTCGCTGCAGAGCGTCAAGCCGGTGTTCATGGACGAATACGAGGCCATCGAGCAGGAGCTGAAAAGGCAGTATGAGATCTTTGTGGGCAAGTTCGGCAATCTCTGCTACCTGGAGTCGCAGCTGGATGAatatcacagacaggagaaggagaggactggaaacacaaagaagatgCAGCACAaactgagggagagggagagagatatgaggaggaggaggaggtctgaGACGGACAAGGACGATTTAGAGGATCAATCGGAGGATGAATCGGAAGCAAAATCACAATCGGGCTCAAACAGCGACTTAGAAGAGTCAAACTTCTGA